One stretch of Streptomyces zhihengii DNA includes these proteins:
- a CDS encoding SDR family oxidoreductase, which translates to MDNGFPHRRVAVVTGAARGIGAALSRELAARGLRVALLGREVETLRAVAVELPWDARCFGVDVTDLAAMEATAARVADEMGPASVVVANAGIAATGPFAGGDPALWERVVGVNLFGSANTARAFLPQLARTQGYFLQVASTAAFGAAPMMSAYCASKAGAESFAQALRAEVAAQGIGVGIAYLHWTRTEMTRDIDEHPVLEALRASQPRFAARVHTAEEVARRLRRGVERRSTSIHCPPWLRLVQPLRPAFPPLVGLVARRHLKRLDTGELARASGVLGAGGEADWAARGRGR; encoded by the coding sequence ATGGACAACGGATTTCCGCACCGCCGCGTGGCGGTGGTCACCGGGGCGGCCCGGGGCATCGGCGCCGCGCTGTCGCGCGAGCTGGCCGCCCGCGGGCTGCGGGTCGCGCTGCTGGGCCGGGAGGTCGAGACGCTCCGGGCCGTCGCCGTCGAGCTGCCCTGGGACGCACGGTGCTTCGGGGTGGACGTCACGGACCTGGCGGCCATGGAGGCGACCGCGGCCCGGGTGGCGGACGAGATGGGGCCGGCGTCCGTGGTGGTGGCCAACGCGGGCATCGCGGCCACGGGCCCTTTCGCCGGGGGCGACCCCGCGCTGTGGGAGCGCGTGGTGGGCGTCAACCTGTTCGGCAGCGCCAACACCGCGCGCGCCTTCCTTCCCCAACTCGCCCGTACTCAGGGGTACTTCCTCCAGGTCGCCAGCACGGCGGCCTTCGGGGCAGCCCCCATGATGAGCGCGTACTGCGCCTCGAAGGCGGGCGCCGAGTCCTTCGCGCAGGCCCTGCGCGCCGAGGTCGCCGCCCAGGGGATCGGGGTCGGGATCGCGTATCTCCACTGGACGAGGACAGAGATGACCCGGGACATCGACGAGCATCCGGTGCTGGAGGCCCTGCGCGCCTCGCAGCCGCGCTTCGCCGCGCGGGTGCACACCGCGGAGGAGGTGGCCCGCCGGCTGCGGCGGGGCGTCGAGCGGCGGTCCACGAGCATCCACTGCCCGCCGTGGCTGCGGCTCGTCCAGCCGCTGCGTCCGGCGTTTCCGCCGCTCGTGGGACTGGTGGCCCGCAGGCATCTGAAGCGGCTCGACACCGGCGAGCTCGCCCGGGCCTCGGGGGTCCTGGGCGCGGGCGGCGAGGCGGACTGGGCGGCCCGCGGCCGAGGGCGATGA
- a CDS encoding (2Fe-2S) ferredoxin domain-containing protein: MPATPTGATTGEPARRTGGGPVPCRVVVCRDCCCGSSKVRGVDHAAQTARLRQAGPVSVSDCLDVCDQANVIVVRPSAAGRAAGGRPVWLGLVNDAAATEDVVAWVRAGGPGIAPLPDILDLYTFTPPGRPAVS; this comes from the coding sequence ATGCCCGCCACACCCACCGGAGCGACGACCGGCGAACCCGCGCGCAGGACGGGCGGCGGACCCGTGCCGTGCCGCGTCGTCGTCTGCCGCGACTGCTGCTGCGGCAGCTCCAAGGTGCGGGGCGTCGACCACGCCGCCCAGACCGCACGCCTGCGCCAGGCCGGGCCGGTGAGCGTCTCCGACTGCCTCGACGTGTGCGACCAGGCCAATGTCATCGTGGTCCGGCCCTCCGCCGCGGGCAGGGCCGCCGGCGGGCGCCCGGTCTGGCTCGGGCTGGTCAACGACGCCGCGGCGACGGAGGACGTCGTCGCCTGGGTCCGCGCCGGCGGCCCCGGCATCGCACCGCTGCCGGACATCCTCGACCTGTACACGTTCACCCCGCCCGGCCGCCCGGCGGTCTCCTGA
- a CDS encoding dienelactone hydrolase family protein: MTGHLALPAGADRRPAVLLGPEGTGLSDVERRRADALAERGYVALAFDLHGGRYLGDPEEMLARCLPLLDDPDRMRGIGRAALDVLRAEPRTDPDRIAAVGYGTGGAIALELGRDGVDLRAIGTVNATTTGRPGEAGNIRCPVWAGVGSQDPIMAPAQRDAFTAEMQAAGVDWRLTVYGGALHAFHHPTVDHPTVPGVGHHPRHARRAWRDVLDLLAECLPLTEDLTQDMTGDQAEDPMGDMTGDPAAGMG, translated from the coding sequence ATGACCGGGCACCTCGCGCTCCCGGCCGGTGCCGACCGCCGGCCCGCGGTGCTGCTGGGACCGGAGGGCACGGGGCTCAGCGACGTCGAACGCCGCCGGGCCGATGCCCTCGCCGAGCGGGGATACGTGGCGCTGGCCTTCGACCTCCACGGCGGGCGCTATCTGGGCGACCCCGAGGAGATGCTGGCCCGGTGCCTGCCCCTGCTCGACGACCCCGACCGGATGCGGGGCATCGGCCGTGCGGCGCTCGACGTGCTGCGCGCCGAACCGCGGACCGACCCCGACCGGATCGCCGCCGTCGGCTACGGCACCGGGGGCGCGATCGCGCTGGAACTCGGGCGCGACGGCGTCGATCTGCGCGCGATCGGGACGGTCAACGCGACCACCACGGGCCGGCCGGGCGAGGCGGGGAACATTCGCTGCCCGGTGTGGGCAGGGGTCGGGTCACAGGATCCGATCATGGCGCCCGCGCAACGGGACGCGTTCACGGCCGAGATGCAGGCCGCGGGCGTCGACTGGCGTCTGACGGTCTACGGCGGCGCCCTGCACGCCTTCCACCATCCGACGGTCGATCACCCCACGGTCCCCGGCGTCGGTCACCATCCACGGCACGCGCGGCGGGCCTGGCGCGACGTGCTCGACCTGCTCGCCGAGTGCCTACCCCTGACGGAGGACCTGACTCAGGACATGACGGGGGACCAGGCGGAGGACCCGATGGGGGACATGACGGGGGACCCGGCGGCGGGCATGGGCTGA
- a CDS encoding MerR family transcriptional regulator gives MTGLHSARLRTVDVARRTGYSVQQVRNLERDGVLPPAARTASGHRVHGERHVRSALAYRAFAAGAGPVEAKRIVRAAHRFPGSPEVFALLDAAHARLDAERAGLRRAREAAGLISGEPIGAVRVSDAMGVSELAGALGVRPSTLRHWDAEGLAVPDRDPVRGTRRYSPAQVRDARVVHQLRGAGYRIGPLRALMPELRRGRRWTEVAAALDSRETALTARSRALLDGAAALGALLDEDAPRGA, from the coding sequence ATGACAGGTCTCCACTCGGCGCGTCTGCGGACCGTCGACGTCGCGCGGCGGACGGGGTACTCGGTGCAGCAGGTGCGCAACCTCGAACGCGACGGTGTGCTCCCGCCCGCGGCGCGCACGGCGTCGGGGCACCGGGTCCACGGGGAGCGGCATGTGCGGTCCGCGCTGGCCTACCGGGCGTTCGCGGCGGGCGCCGGTCCGGTCGAGGCGAAACGGATCGTGCGGGCCGCGCACCGGTTCCCCGGGTCGCCGGAGGTGTTCGCCCTGCTGGACGCGGCGCACGCGCGGCTGGACGCGGAACGTGCCGGGCTGCGCCGCGCGCGGGAGGCCGCCGGGCTGATCTCGGGTGAGCCGATCGGGGCGGTGCGGGTGTCGGACGCGATGGGTGTCTCCGAGCTCGCCGGGGCCCTCGGGGTGCGCCCGTCGACGCTGCGGCACTGGGACGCGGAGGGGCTCGCCGTACCCGACCGCGACCCGGTCCGGGGGACGCGGCGGTACTCGCCGGCCCAGGTGCGGGACGCGCGCGTCGTCCATCAACTGCGCGGGGCCGGGTACCGGATCGGCCCGCTCCGGGCCCTGATGCCGGAGCTGCGGCGGGGTCGCCGGTGGACGGAGGTGGCGGCGGCGCTGGACAGCCGGGAGACCGCGCTCACGGCCCGCTCCCGGGCTCTGCTCGACGGGGCCGCCGCCCTCGGCGCGCTGCTCGACGAGGACGCCCCGCGCGGCGCCTGA
- a CDS encoding MSMEG_6728 family protein has product MQTFLPYPDFRESAAALDVKRLGKQRVEALQVLRGLTVPGYGWRRHPAVRMWAGYEEALVRYGLDMCEVWTDAGRADTCALTLVHDFRGWAPEGLSTVRSQDRLAEAGDLPPWLGSADFHRSHRSALVRKDPAHYRERFPDVPDDLPYVWPSSDRATEPPARAG; this is encoded by the coding sequence GTGCAGACCTTTCTGCCGTACCCGGACTTCAGGGAGTCGGCGGCCGCGCTGGACGTCAAGCGTCTGGGCAAGCAGCGGGTGGAGGCGCTCCAGGTGCTCCGCGGCCTCACCGTGCCCGGATACGGCTGGCGCCGGCATCCGGCCGTGCGCATGTGGGCGGGATACGAGGAGGCGCTCGTCCGCTACGGGCTCGACATGTGCGAGGTGTGGACGGACGCCGGGCGCGCCGACACCTGCGCGCTGACCCTGGTGCACGACTTCCGGGGCTGGGCGCCCGAGGGGCTGTCCACCGTGCGGAGCCAGGACCGCCTCGCGGAGGCCGGGGACCTCCCGCCGTGGCTCGGCTCGGCGGACTTCCACCGCAGCCACCGGTCCGCGCTGGTCCGCAAGGACCCCGCGCACTACCGCGAGCGGTTCCCCGACGTGCCGGACGACCTGCCCTACGTGTGGCCGTCCTCCGACCGGGCCACCGAGCCCCCGGCCCGGGCGGGCTGA
- a CDS encoding glycosyl hydrolase family 28-related protein, which yields MYASRAGHGARSGRRAALVTTVLALFLTATPDAAAAGRPSGPADPGAPVVTRAAVDPALVAGRGATVAFDEQEAENARGNGTVIGPDRTPYTLASEASGRSAVRLTPGQYVEFTLPRDANAVTVRYSIPDAPEGGGITAPLDVTVDGQHRRTMTLTSQYAWLYNQYPFTNDPRADLLHPDWWIAECSCVPAETTPAPEIGKPFRPTHFYDEQRLHLGRTHRAGERVRLTVPAGSRAAWTVIDLLDSELVAKPHVERGGLDVRLFGADPTGRRDAAPAIERAVALARRLDRPVYLPPGTFRVDRHIVVDDVTIVGAGNWHTVLKGRATALGTPAPDGSRTTGVGLYGKSAADGGSRGVHLRGFAIEGDVRERVDTDQVNAIGGAMSDSTIDGLYLHHTKVGLWFDGPMSNVKVTNNVVVDQIADALNFHTGVTDSLVHNNFVRNTGDDGLAMWSDTTADARNTFSRNTVQSPTLANGIAVYGGADNTVSGNLVADPVREGSALHAGSRFGAEPFTGTLRFTGNTTVRAGTLDLNWRIGLGAIWFYALDRSIDADIRVTGDHYLDSTHNAIMMVSEYGVKDRYDIPSVHFKDIRVDGTGNSVLSARTRGSATFENVDARNVGAVGVNNCGSFNFPATGSEFSLTDRGGNDGGWLAGWLLPNTITCDDRPPVVLPPPPSTW from the coding sequence ATGTATGCGAGCCGTGCCGGACATGGCGCACGAAGCGGCCGAAGAGCCGCCCTGGTGACCACCGTCCTCGCCCTGTTCCTGACCGCGACGCCCGACGCCGCGGCGGCGGGCCGTCCGTCCGGTCCCGCGGACCCCGGTGCTCCCGTGGTCACCCGGGCCGCCGTCGACCCCGCGCTCGTCGCGGGGCGGGGCGCCACCGTGGCCTTCGACGAGCAGGAGGCGGAGAACGCCCGCGGCAACGGCACGGTCATCGGCCCGGACCGGACGCCCTACACCCTGGCCTCCGAGGCCTCCGGGCGCTCGGCCGTGAGGCTGACACCCGGCCAGTACGTCGAGTTCACACTGCCCCGCGACGCCAACGCCGTCACCGTGCGCTACAGCATCCCGGACGCCCCCGAAGGAGGCGGGATCACCGCTCCCCTCGACGTCACCGTCGACGGGCAGCATCGCAGGACGATGACGCTGACCTCCCAGTACGCCTGGCTGTACAACCAGTACCCGTTCACCAACGACCCCCGGGCGGACCTGCTCCACCCCGACTGGTGGATCGCCGAGTGCTCCTGCGTCCCCGCGGAGACCACGCCGGCGCCGGAGATCGGCAAGCCCTTCCGGCCCACCCACTTCTACGACGAGCAGCGGCTCCACCTGGGACGCACCCACCGGGCCGGGGAGCGCGTCCGGCTGACCGTGCCCGCCGGCAGCCGCGCCGCCTGGACGGTGATCGACCTCCTCGACAGCGAACTGGTTGCGAAGCCGCACGTCGAGCGGGGCGGCCTGGACGTGCGGCTGTTCGGTGCCGACCCCACCGGACGGCGCGACGCCGCACCCGCCATCGAGCGGGCCGTCGCCCTGGCCCGCCGGCTCGACCGGCCGGTCTACCTGCCGCCGGGCACCTTCCGCGTCGACCGGCACATCGTGGTCGACGACGTCACCATCGTCGGGGCCGGCAACTGGCACACCGTCCTCAAGGGCCGCGCCACGGCCCTCGGCACACCCGCCCCCGACGGTTCCCGGACCACCGGGGTCGGGCTGTACGGGAAGAGCGCGGCGGACGGCGGCAGCCGGGGCGTCCACCTCCGGGGCTTCGCGATCGAGGGCGACGTGCGAGAGCGGGTCGACACCGACCAGGTGAACGCGATCGGCGGGGCGATGAGCGACTCCACGATCGACGGGCTGTACCTGCACCACACCAAGGTGGGCCTGTGGTTCGACGGCCCGATGTCGAACGTGAAGGTCACGAACAACGTCGTCGTCGACCAGATCGCCGACGCCCTCAACTTCCACACGGGTGTCACCGACTCGCTCGTCCACAACAACTTCGTCCGCAACACCGGGGACGACGGGCTCGCCATGTGGTCCGACACGACGGCCGACGCGCGCAACACCTTCTCCCGCAACACCGTCCAGTCGCCGACGCTGGCCAACGGCATCGCCGTCTACGGCGGCGCCGACAACACCGTCAGCGGCAATCTCGTCGCCGACCCCGTCCGCGAGGGCAGCGCGCTGCACGCCGGTTCCCGCTTCGGCGCCGAACCCTTCACCGGCACCCTCCGCTTCACCGGCAACACGACCGTCCGCGCCGGAACCCTCGACCTCAACTGGAGGATCGGACTCGGCGCGATCTGGTTCTACGCACTCGACCGGAGCATCGACGCCGACATCAGGGTGACCGGCGACCACTACCTCGACAGCACCCACAACGCGATCATGATGGTGAGCGAGTACGGGGTGAAGGACCGGTACGACATCCCCTCGGTCCATTTCAAGGACATCCGCGTCGACGGCACCGGAAACTCCGTGCTCAGCGCCCGCACCCGGGGATCCGCCACCTTCGAGAACGTGGACGCCCGCAACGTCGGCGCCGTGGGCGTCAACAACTGCGGCTCGTTCAACTTCCCGGCCACGGGATCGGAGTTCTCCCTCACCGACCGGGGCGGCAACGACGGCGGCTGGCTCGCGGGGTGGCTGCTGCCCAACACCATCACCTGCGACGACCGGCCGCCGGTCGTCCTGCCGCCGCCGCCCTCGACCTGGTGA
- a CDS encoding SDR family NAD(P)-dependent oxidoreductase produces MQIDLGGKTALVTGSTQGIGAAIAAGLAAAGARVAVNGRDAGRTGEAVERLRGQVPEGDFVAAPGDLATEEGAGDVLGRLPRVDVLVNNLGVFGARPALEIDDAEWRRYFDVNVLSAVRLIRSCLPGMTDRGWGRVLNIASDSAVVTPAEMIHYGATKTALLAVTRGFAKEAAGTGVTVNSVIAGPTHTGGVEDFVRELVGPDLPWDEAQRVFMREHRPQSLIQRLIEPEEIAHLVVYLASGFASATTGGALRVDGGYVDSILP; encoded by the coding sequence ATGCAGATCGACCTCGGCGGGAAGACGGCCCTGGTGACCGGGTCGACCCAGGGGATCGGGGCGGCGATCGCCGCCGGTCTGGCGGCGGCCGGCGCGCGTGTCGCCGTCAACGGACGCGATGCCGGACGGACTGGGGAGGCGGTCGAGCGGCTGCGCGGGCAGGTACCGGAGGGCGACTTCGTGGCCGCGCCGGGGGATCTGGCCACGGAGGAGGGGGCCGGGGACGTGCTGGGGCGGCTCCCCCGGGTCGATGTGCTCGTCAACAATCTCGGCGTCTTCGGGGCGCGGCCGGCGCTGGAGATCGACGACGCCGAGTGGCGGCGCTACTTCGACGTGAACGTGCTGTCGGCGGTCCGCCTCATCCGCTCCTGCCTGCCGGGGATGACGGACCGCGGCTGGGGCCGGGTGCTGAACATCGCCAGCGACTCGGCGGTGGTGACCCCGGCCGAGATGATCCACTACGGCGCGACCAAGACCGCCCTGCTGGCCGTCACCCGGGGCTTCGCCAAGGAGGCGGCGGGCACGGGCGTGACGGTCAACTCGGTGATCGCGGGCCCCACGCACACCGGAGGGGTCGAGGACTTCGTCCGCGAACTCGTCGGCCCGGACCTCCCCTGGGACGAGGCGCAGCGGGTCTTCATGAGGGAGCACCGGCCGCAGTCGCTGATCCAGCGGCTGATCGAGCCCGAGGAGATCGCGCACCTGGTCGTCTACCTCGCCTCCGGTTTCGCCTCGGCGACGACGGGCGGCGCGCTGCGGGTCGACGGGGGCTACGTCGACTCGATCCTGCCGTGA
- a CDS encoding DUF6194 family protein, with translation MTQDEIITFTSGMDGVLTIRPVPGDGSPDAAQGDTYFYYAPDGAVPATAQPFATIVTKDLPGDTTSHLDRPGAYRVNVAAGKEEFTRWTGRAPRDPAPAGAGTDDDTVTAHPVYGAAGWLAVANPGPRTRTAARELLTTAHRLARARHERRSGTTGS, from the coding sequence ATGACCCAGGACGAGATCATCACCTTCACGAGCGGCATGGACGGCGTGCTGACCATCCGCCCGGTCCCCGGGGACGGTTCGCCGGACGCCGCCCAGGGGGACACGTACTTCTACTACGCCCCCGACGGCGCCGTCCCCGCGACCGCCCAGCCGTTCGCGACCATCGTGACCAAGGACCTCCCCGGCGACACGACGTCGCACCTCGACCGTCCCGGCGCCTACCGGGTGAACGTCGCCGCGGGGAAGGAGGAGTTCACCCGGTGGACCGGCCGCGCGCCCCGCGACCCGGCCCCCGCCGGAGCGGGCACCGACGACGACACCGTGACCGCCCACCCCGTCTACGGCGCCGCCGGCTGGCTGGCGGTGGCGAACCCGGGCCCCCGCACGCGGACGGCCGCCAGGGAGCTGCTGACCACCGCCCACCGCCTCGCCCGCGCCCGCCACGAGCGGCGCTCCGGCACCACGGGAAGCTGA
- a CDS encoding SRPBCC family protein translates to MAVRHRLVRRTPQQVWDVLADGDRFGTWVVGTSGSSERDGEWPAEGARITYTVRLGRWQADGRTVVRVSEPPRRLELEAYSGPLGTARIAFELRPWGDDTLVIFDEHPLRGMGGAVHNAALDAVQQLRHRVLLRRFARTVEDATAPERR, encoded by the coding sequence ATGGCTGTGCGACACCGACTCGTCCGGCGCACACCCCAGCAGGTGTGGGACGTCCTCGCGGACGGCGACCGCTTCGGCACCTGGGTGGTGGGGACCTCGGGGTCCTCGGAGCGGGACGGCGAGTGGCCGGCGGAGGGGGCGCGCATCACGTACACCGTCCGCCTCGGCCGGTGGCAGGCGGACGGCCGGACGGTGGTGCGCGTCAGCGAACCGCCGCGCCGCCTGGAGCTGGAGGCCTACAGCGGCCCCCTCGGCACCGCCCGGATCGCCTTCGAACTGCGCCCCTGGGGCGACGACACCCTGGTGATCTTCGACGAGCACCCGCTGCGCGGTATGGGCGGCGCCGTGCACAATGCGGCCCTGGACGCCGTGCAGCAGCTGCGGCACCGGGTTCTGCTGCGCCGGTTCGCGCGGACCGTGGAAGACGCCACCGCCCCGGAGCGGCGCTGA
- a CDS encoding NACHT domain-containing protein, which translates to MAGFGGRRERDRRRVAAVCVAALLLSCAAYAVTQLARGGIDPADTAAVLGLPLAAAGLVAAVAALRRPWQGTDADLVRQWAATLAAQVGENESKLRHQLLGGDVRRIDLRYALREVPGRPALAPPSGRTFRDADSPGPDHDIAEYFRAVRPRRLVIAGAPGSGKTVLALELVLALASGRSEGDPVPVRIPMAQWDTSHNLSGLLVDHLVQALDWPRQMAERLVAHGMVLPVLDGLDEMDPPRADGSPDPRAPRARAALRHLNAHQSGLDAGPLVLTSRIAHYESLLAHEPLIDSALAVVAPVESAAALTYLRDRCHDRDRWQPLLDHLSADPDGVHARALSTPWRLGLTATVYRYHGDPGDLLALHDPGALDRHLLARYIPAATGPADGDASPPRYRPQQVHRWLHHLTGHLTGTGAAAYPTTDITVHGLWPLAGRRTVRAADALLTFCLTAAVLPAAWLTPRPGEAAAAVLALAGASGLAAALALSPSRVDWQKRRIPGLRKPFVAGLAVNPVLATVVGVAAGTGTGTALAAAGRPSAALAAGTVVSWAAGLGAGFRFSLAAGLRGAPPTAVSPPVALRDDTVYGLLYAVSTGLFGGLGVGAATALLLEPVTGLVVGTATAVAAGQASGCSAARRYLVFLLCSLGRLPFRLGRFLDWACSTGLMRYSGPAYQFRHAELQHWLAAHPDPVVTPPAGP; encoded by the coding sequence ATGGCGGGATTCGGGGGACGGCGGGAACGGGACCGGCGGCGTGTCGCGGCCGTGTGCGTCGCGGCGCTGCTGCTGAGCTGCGCCGCGTACGCGGTGACACAACTGGCGCGCGGCGGCATCGATCCGGCGGACACCGCCGCGGTGCTCGGCCTCCCGCTCGCGGCGGCGGGCCTGGTGGCCGCGGTCGCGGCACTGCGCCGCCCCTGGCAGGGCACCGACGCCGACCTGGTGCGGCAGTGGGCGGCGACGCTGGCCGCCCAGGTCGGGGAGAACGAGAGCAAGCTGCGGCACCAGCTCCTCGGCGGCGACGTCCGGCGCATCGACCTGCGCTACGCGCTGCGCGAGGTGCCGGGGCGCCCGGCCCTCGCCCCGCCGTCGGGCCGGACCTTCCGCGACGCCGACAGCCCCGGGCCCGACCATGACATCGCCGAGTACTTCCGGGCCGTCCGGCCCCGACGCCTGGTCATCGCCGGCGCGCCGGGCTCCGGCAAGACGGTCCTGGCGCTGGAGCTCGTCCTCGCCCTGGCCTCCGGCCGCTCCGAGGGGGACCCGGTGCCGGTGCGCATCCCCATGGCGCAGTGGGACACCTCGCACAACCTGTCCGGACTGCTCGTGGACCACCTCGTGCAGGCGCTGGACTGGCCCCGGCAGATGGCCGAGAGGCTGGTGGCCCACGGGATGGTCCTGCCGGTCCTCGACGGACTGGACGAGATGGACCCGCCGCGCGCCGACGGTTCGCCCGATCCCCGGGCCCCCCGGGCGCGGGCGGCCCTGCGGCACCTGAACGCCCATCAGTCCGGCCTGGACGCGGGCCCGCTGGTCCTCACCAGCCGGATCGCGCACTACGAGTCGCTCCTCGCGCACGAGCCCCTGATCGACTCCGCGCTGGCGGTCGTCGCGCCGGTGGAGTCCGCCGCCGCGCTCACCTACCTGCGCGACCGATGCCACGACCGCGACCGCTGGCAGCCCCTGCTGGACCATCTGTCAGCCGACCCCGACGGCGTCCACGCACGGGCCCTGTCGACGCCCTGGCGGCTCGGGCTGACCGCCACCGTCTACCGGTACCACGGAGACCCGGGGGACCTGCTCGCGCTCCACGATCCCGGCGCGCTCGACCGGCACCTGCTGGCCCGCTACATCCCGGCGGCCACCGGGCCGGCGGACGGCGACGCCTCGCCGCCCCGCTACCGGCCGCAGCAGGTCCACCGCTGGCTGCACCACCTCACCGGCCATCTGACGGGGACGGGGGCGGCGGCCTACCCGACGACCGACATCACCGTGCACGGACTCTGGCCGCTCGCCGGCCGCCGTACCGTACGGGCGGCGGACGCCCTGCTCACCTTCTGTCTGACCGCCGCCGTGCTGCCGGCCGCCTGGCTGACACCCCGGCCGGGCGAGGCGGCCGCCGCCGTGCTCGCCCTCGCCGGTGCGTCCGGCCTGGCCGCCGCGCTCGCGCTCAGCCCCAGCCGGGTGGACTGGCAGAAGCGCCGCATCCCCGGACTGCGGAAGCCGTTCGTGGCGGGGCTCGCGGTCAATCCCGTCCTCGCCACCGTCGTCGGCGTCGCCGCCGGGACCGGCACCGGTACGGCGCTCGCCGCCGCCGGACGGCCCTCGGCCGCGCTCGCCGCCGGGACCGTCGTGAGCTGGGCGGCCGGACTCGGCGCGGGCTTCCGCTTCAGCCTGGCGGCCGGACTGCGCGGCGCCCCGCCGACAGCGGTGAGCCCGCCGGTCGCGCTCCGCGACGACACCGTGTACGGGCTGCTCTACGCCGTGTCCACCGGGCTGTTCGGCGGTCTCGGCGTCGGTGCCGCGACCGCCCTGCTGCTGGAGCCGGTCACGGGGCTCGTCGTCGGGACGGCCACGGCGGTCGCGGCGGGCCAGGCCTCGGGGTGCAGCGCGGCCCGCCGCTATCTGGTGTTCCTGCTGTGCTCCCTCGGACGGCTGCCGTTCCGGCTGGGCCGGTTCCTCGACTGGGCCTGCTCCACCGGGCTGATGCGCTACTCCGGCCCCGCGTACCAGTTCCGGCACGCGGAGCTCCAGCACTGGCTCGCCGCGCACCCGGACCCGGTGGTCACACCGCCCGCCGGTCCCTGA